The Nostoc sp. NIES-3756 DNA window ATGCTAACTTAAGCTGTGCAAACTTGAGAAAAGCCAAACTGATTGGAGCAGACTTAAGGAATGCTAATCTCTCTAATGCTAACTTATTGGAAGCAAATTTTGAAAGTGCAAATCTTCAAGGTGTAACTTTTGAGCAAGCAATTTATAATCCAACAACATTATTACCTAAAGATTTCGTGATTACAAGCAGTGCATATTTAATAGCACCAGGTGTAAAGCTTGCTAATGTTAACTTAGCAGGTGCAGATTTAAGTCAAGTTAACCTAACTGGAGCAAACCTATCCTATGCAAATCTCCATGCAACAAATCTAGCAGGAGCAGATTTAAGTGAAGCTAATTTGAATTATGCAAATCTTTCTAAAGCTATTTTGAGTTGTACAAAACTAATCCAAGTATCTATGATTGAATCTAAGTTAAATGAAGCAAATCTCTGTCAGGCTAATTTAACTGCTGCTAGGCTTAATAGCGCAAATTTGATGCAAGCTAACTTAGGAGGTACTAATTTTACTGCCGCAGAATTAGTTCAAGCTAACCTCAAAAATACACATTTGAGTGGTGATTTTAATGGTGCTAACCTTAGTGGTGTAAATTTAGTTGGTGTAAGCATTAGTGGCAATTTTAGTGGAGTAAATTTAACCAAAGCAAATCTGTGTGGTACTTCGCTTCAATCACTTCAGATGGCTGGCGCTAACTTAACCTCAGCAGATTTACGCGGTGCAAATTTGCGTTATACCAAGTTAGAAAAAGCCAATCTAAAAGATGCAAATATAAGTGGGGCTAACTTAGAAAATGCACAGTTGACTGGTGCTATTATGCCAGATGGCACAACTCACGAGTAAATATGACTAGGTTGTAAGTTTACTAGTTTTAACAAAAGCGATCGCCTATCATACAACGAACAAGCGATCGCTTCATATTAAAGTTTCATACAATATCTTTTTTACCTAATTAATCTGCGTATAGCGGTTGTTAATCAACTATTAACATCTAATTACGATAGAATAAGCTCACCTGCTTGATTGAATTAAATAAACTTACATAGCTTGTAACATTTACTAACACTATAGAAAATATTTGTAGTTTATATAACTAAAAGTCTATATTACAAAATTTAAGAGTAAATATACTAAATTAAAAGAGGCTAAACTTATAAAGTAAATATTGAAAACCAAAGTAACCAGAATTCGTATACATCGCTTAATTTCGTTTAACCTAAACCATAATCTTCTAAGTACAAATTACAAATTACAAGTGACTAACTATTATGTCTCTCCGCGCACTTTTATTAGTAAATCGGCACGCCCGCCAAGGGCAAGCACGCCTACTGGAAGCAATTAATCATTTAAAATCATTTAATTTTCAGTTAATTGAAGAATCTACAGAACATCCTAAACATCTTCATCAAATTATACATAAGTATAAAGATCAAGTTGATTTAGTAATAGTTGGAGGCGGCGATGGTACTTTAAATGCCGTCGTCGATGCTTTAGTAGAAACTCAATTACCCTTGGGAATTTTACCACTAGGAACTGCTAACGACTTAGCCAGAACTTTAGGAATTTCTAACTCATTACCTGAAGCTTGTAGAACAATTGCCCAAGGAGAATTAAGACGTATTGATTTAGGCTGGGTAAATGGTAAACACTTTTTCAACGTTGCTAGTATGGGATTAAGTGTAAAAATTACCCGTCAACTTACTAAAGAAATTAAGCGTCGCTGGGGCGTATTAGCTTATGCTGTGACAGCTCTGCAAGTTATTTGGAAATCTCGTCGTCCCTTTAGTGCAGAAATACGTACTAAAGATAGAGTTTTTCGTGTCAGAACCGTACAAATTGCCGTCGGTAACGGACGCTATTATGGTGGTGGTATGGCCATAGTTCCCGATGCTAGTATTGATGACCAAAGACTAGACCTTTATAGTTTAGAAATTAATCATTGGTGGGAAATTATCACCTTATTACCAGCAATGAGAAATGGGCGACATATTCATAGACAAAACGTTCGTGCTTTACATGGAAGAGAGTTTGAAATTTACACACAAAAACCACGCGCCATCAATACCGACGGTGAAATTACAACCTACACCCCTGCAAAGTTCAGCGTTATTCCTAAAGCTATAGCCGTATTAGTTCCGCCAGTGTAGACAGTTATGAGTGCTGAGAGAAAATAACTATGGACTATGGACTAATGACTAATGACTAATGACTAATGACCAATGACTTGATATTGTAGGAAATAGTGGTGGGTGCATTTGTATTTCATATTTATGTAGTTAACTCAAGTGGGATACTGTGGCAGTTCACATCAACTCACGCCAAATACGTTTAAGCTTTTCCCAAGAAATTAAGTCACTGCTGCAACGGTTAGCCGAACAGCACCTGACACTTGGTGACATTTTGGCGGAAACTTCAGAACGAGGTTTTAGTTTAGTCATTGCGTTACTAGTTTTGCCTTTCTTGTTTCCTATGCCTCCAGGAGCAGCCGGGCCTTTTGGTGCTGCTTGTTTGATATTATCGGTACAAATGGTTTTGGGTAGACGATCGCCTTGGCTACCCAAAAAAATCGCTCGCTATAAGTTTCCCCGTCCTTTTGCCCAATTTCTTCTGCAAAATCTGCGGCGTGTCACCAAAGTTGTAGAGAAAATAGCCCGTCCCCGGTTAGGGAAAATCGCTCATCATCCTTTAACTTGGCGTATTAATGGGTTCTGTATCTCTTGGTTGACAATACTACTCATGTCACCCATTCCTTTAACTAACCCGATTCCCACTGTAGGTATTTTATTACTAGCGATCGCCACAATTGAATCTGATGGTTTATTAATTTGTGTTAGCTATATCGTCACTACTTTAATTACAGCCATGTTTGGATTTATTGCTTATGGCCTATGGTTAGCTCCTAGCATTTTGCCATCTATATTTAAGTAATTTTATATTTTTTTAAGAATCTAAATACTTTGTAAAACACCAGTTAAAAATTTATATAATTTTCATATTAATTTATCAGCGTTTATTGTACCAATAAAACATTTTCTAATTTATAACTCCTTAATTCTTCACAGTATGGGAATGAGAAATGTGATAATTTCACATTTCATCTGTCGTTACTGGCTTCTTGACAGGGAACAATATGTAAACAAAGTAGACAAGT harbors:
- a CDS encoding exopolysaccharide biosynthesis protein gives rise to the protein MAVHINSRQIRLSFSQEIKSLLQRLAEQHLTLGDILAETSERGFSLVIALLVLPFLFPMPPGAAGPFGAACLILSVQMVLGRRSPWLPKKIARYKFPRPFAQFLLQNLRRVTKVVEKIARPRLGKIAHHPLTWRINGFCISWLTILLMSPIPLTNPIPTVGILLLAIATIESDGLLICVSYIVTTLITAMFGFIAYGLWLAPSILPSIFK
- a CDS encoding lipid kinase, producing MSLRALLLVNRHARQGQARLLEAINHLKSFNFQLIEESTEHPKHLHQIIHKYKDQVDLVIVGGGDGTLNAVVDALVETQLPLGILPLGTANDLARTLGISNSLPEACRTIAQGELRRIDLGWVNGKHFFNVASMGLSVKITRQLTKEIKRRWGVLAYAVTALQVIWKSRRPFSAEIRTKDRVFRVRTVQIAVGNGRYYGGGMAIVPDASIDDQRLDLYSLEINHWWEIITLLPAMRNGRHIHRQNVRALHGREFEIYTQKPRAINTDGEITTYTPAKFSVIPKAIAVLVPPV